In the genome of Podospora pseudocomata strain CBS 415.72m chromosome 2 map unlocalized CBS415.72m_2.2, whole genome shotgun sequence, one region contains:
- the LYS4 gene encoding mitochondrial Homoaconitase (COG:E; EggNog:ENOG503NUC6) produces the protein MFAPVRRSLALAASRGGRQVLLSARSQRPLSIPRVRTAAYSTTPRLRQEAFHSQLENAAPLPSAKSATQTPQTLTEKIVQRYSVGLAPGKTVKSGDYVTLAPHHCMTHDNSWPVAMKFMSIGASKIHDNRQVVMTLDHDVQNKSEANLKKYRQIEEFAGKHGVDFYPAGRGIGHQIMVEEGYAWPGTVTVASDSHSNMYGGVGCLGTPMVRTDAASIWATGRTWWQIPPIAKVTLTGILPPGVTGKDVIVALCGLFNNDDVLNHAIEFTGSEETMRSLSIDDRLAIANMTTEWGALSGLFPIDSVLQQWLRAKATTAAMFNPEAAKGKFTHEKIDDLINNQLRADPGATYAKSLYLNLSTLSPFVAGPNSVKVATPLKDLEAQDIKLNKAYLVSCTNSRASDIAAAANVFREVAKDGVIPKVAEGVKFYIAAASTLEQAAAEEAGDWQVLLAAGAEPLPSGCGPCIGLGTGLLEPGEVGISASNRNFKGRMGSTDAKAYLASPEVVAASALKGKIAGPGWYQKPEGVEKVIIGEGNGDVVQDKAISIEEALDKLIAQADSMIASAEKEFSGDEAAAAESAAEDETLTEILPGFPEKIEGEIVFCDADNINTDGIYPGKYTYQDNVTTEKMAEVCMENYDKEFGQVAKEGDILVSGFNFGCGSSREQAATAILAKKIPLVVSGSFGNIFSRNSINNALMGVEVPRLVQRLRETFKADGEGNKVLTRRTGWKLVWDVRRSKVTVTEGEGGQQWSQKVGELPPNVQEIIARGGLEKWVKSQIEA, from the exons ATGTTTGCGCCTGTG AGAAGAAGTCTAGCTCTGGCTGCAAGCCGGGGTGGCCGCCAGGTCCTCCTGTCAGCGAGGAGTCAGCGACCATTGTCGATTCCTCGAGTGCGCACCGCCGCCTATTCCACAACACCACGCCTTCGTCAAGAAGCCTTCCACTCCCAGCTCGAGAACGCtgcccctcttccctccGCCAAGTCTGccacccaaacaccacaaacaTTGACCGAGAAGATCGTCCAGAGATACTCGGTGGGCCTTGCGCCAGGCAAGACGGTCAAGTCTGGCGACTATGTGACCCTCGCACCACACCACTGCATGACGCACGACAACTCATGGCCAGTCGCCATGAAGTTCATGTCCATCGGCGCCTCCAAGATTCATGACAACAGGCAGGTCGTTATGACGCTGGACCACGACGTCCAGAACAAGAGCGAGGCCAACTTGAAAAAGTATCGTCAGATCGAGGAGTTTGCTGGCAAGCACGGCGTTGACTTTTATCCTGCTGGTCGGGGTATTGGTCACCAGAtcatggtggaggagggctaTGCGTGGCCAGGAACCGTCACTGTTGCCTCGGACTCCCACAGCAACATgtatggtggtgtgggctgCCTGGGTACACCCATGGTGCGCACCGATGCTGCCAGCATCTGGGCTACAGGGCGAACCTGGTGGCAGATTCCCCCAATTGCCAAGGTTACCCTCACTGGCATTCTCCCACCTGGAGTAACTGGCAAGGATGTGATCGTCGCTCTTTGCGGTCTGTTCAACAATGACGACGTTCTCAACCACGCCATCGAGTTTACCGGCTCTGAGGAGACCATGCGTAGCCTTTCCATCGATGACCGTCTGGCTATCGCCAACATGACCACCGAGTGGGGTGCTCTCAGTGGACTGTTCCCTATCGACTCTGTCTTGCAGCAATGGCTCAGAGCCAAGGCGACGACGGCGGCCATGTTCAACCCCGAGGCCGCCAAGGGCAAGTTCACACACGAAAAGATTGACGATTTGATCAACAACCAGCTCAGAGCCGACCCTGGTGCCACCTATGCCAAGTCACTCTATCTCAACCTGTCTACTCTCTCGCCATTTGTTGCTGGCCCCAACTCCGTCAAGGTTGCTACCCCACTTAAGGACCTCGAGGCCCAGGATATCAAGCTGAACAAGGCCTACCTCGTTTCTTGCACCAACTCCCGTGCCTCTGAtatcgccgccgccgctaaTGTCTTCAGGGAAGTCGCCAAGGACGGCGTTATTCCCAAGGTTGCTGAGGGTGTCAAGTTCTacattgctgctgcttctacGCTGGAGCAAgcggctgctgaggaggcgggTGACTGGCAGGTGCTCCTTGCCGCTGGTGCCGAGCCCCTCCCCTCTGGCTGTGGCCCTTGTATTGGTCTCGGAACTGGTCTGCTCGAGCCCGGTGAGGTCGGTATCAGCGCCAGCAACCGCAACTTCAAGGGCAGAATGGGTTCCACCGATGCCAAGGCCTATCTTGCCAGCCCCGAAGTCGTTGCTGCCAGCGCCCTCAAGGGCAAGATTGCTGGTCCAGGCTGGTACCAGAAGCCAGAGGGTGTCGAGAAGGTCATCATTGGCGAGGGTAACGGAGATGTGGTGCAGGACAAGGCCATAAGCATTGAGGAGGCTCTCGACAAGCTGATCGCTCAGGCCGACAGCATGATTGCCAGTGCTGAGAAGGAGTTCTCTGGTGacgaggctgctgctgctgagtCCGCTGCCGAGGACGAGACCCTCACCGAGATCCTCCCTGGCTTCCCTGAGAAGATCGAGGGCGAGATTGTCTTTTGCGACgccgacaacatcaacactgATGGTATCTACCCCGGCAAGTACACCTATCAAGACAACGTCACCACCGAAAAGATGGCCGAGGTCTGCATGGAGAACTACGACAAGGAGTTTGGCCAGGTGGCCAAGGAGGGTGATATCCTTGTTTCTGGTTTCAACTTTGGTTGTGGTAGCTCGCGTGAGCAGGCTGCTACTGCTATCCTGGCCAAGAAGATTCCACTTGTGGTTTCAGGCAGCTTTGGTAACATTTTTAGCAGGAACAGCATCAACAATGCGCTGATGGGCGTTGAGGTACCAAGGCTGGtgcagaggttgagggagactTTCAAGGCTGATGGTGAGGGTAACAAGGTGCTTACCCGGAGGACGGGCTGGAAGTTGGTGTGGGatgtgaggaggagcaaggtCACTGTcaccgagggtgagggtggccAGCAGTGGAGCCAGAAGGTGGGTGAGCTCCCGCCAAATGTGCAGGAGATCATTgcgaggggagggttggagAAGTGGGTTAAGAGCCAGATTGAGGCTTGA
- a CDS encoding uncharacterized protein (EggNog:ENOG503P17T; COG:K), with protein sequence MASSSTPSSTTSAPLSNPSVAPPPSNKPTRILACVLCQHRKIKCDRNFPCSNCTKANVKCTPSTPAPARKRRRPNQDLQERLARCEELLKEYATEKPEGSVTTPRALQQPAFDESYLKWQPAGQLVRDEGSMRFIDNPMLSSVYDELRAMRQIVDSDDHDDSTSDTAPDENSDLLLGDGSPNIKIETLWPDAAHVIRLWQIYLDRVNPLTKIIHVPTLQPYLAEAVGGSQSLPKNVEALLFSIFLMAVVALDADECQNLLGYSREEALQRFSSGVRLALLRLGFLKTHDLTILQALVIYLISLQGRYNRHAAWILNGVVIRIAQKMGMHRDGETLGLPPFESEMRRRLWWQIIMVDSKYAIFSGLSHSLLPRNWDTKPPKNLNDADIFPSATEPFQDREGPTEMIFCLLIYAFAKFLVETPGFDTMFLLTSQSDFVSERDGGGPPEQEMIEYRRTVETLGNNLLSILDKYCDPLAGPVHQMAVNMRTHIIDKIMELITPAKHQPEWGGEVRTLKDNTFKIAIGTLEHNEANYISTKDKGFMWFSLAHFQIDIFMYMAGQLCHRTEGVLVERAWRQVEVVYTFHPELFDTNNKLHAALAVFILKAWRKREETLTQRTGHRPETPFYVDRLRTSMPNDDYKSEPTPPDPYTPAALAVGAHTGIPDNNLDSFLGYLDASALDWDMFGNQVNGGAGGSSFGAFGMGPQVEW encoded by the exons AtggcatcctcatccaccccaaGCTCAACCACTTCGGCCCCCCTATCGAACCCCTCCGTCGCGCCGCCACCCTCGAACAAGCCCACGCGCATTCTTGCCTGCGTTCTATGCCAACACCGAAAGATCAAATGCGATAGAAATTTTCCATGCTCCAACTGCACCAAGGCCAATGTCAAGTGTACACCATCCACTCCCGCCCCTGCGCGCAAGCGAAGACGACCAAACCAGGACCTCCAGGAGAGGCTGGCTCGCTGTGAAGAGTTGCTCAAAGAGTATGCGACCGAGAAGCCCGAGGGCAGTGTGACGACGCCAAGAGCATTGCAACAGCCCGCCTTCGATGAGAGCTATCTCAAATGGCAGCCAGCCGGCCAGCTGGTTAGGGATGAAGGGAGCATGCGGTTCATAGACAACCCAATGCTGAGCTCTGTTTATGATGAG CTTCGAGCAATGAGGCAAATAGTCGACTCGGATGACCACGATGATAGCACGTCTGATACTGCGCCTGATGAGAACTCagatctcctccttggcgaTGGTTCCCCCAACATTAAAATCGAGACACTCTGGCCAGATGCCGCCCATGTGATACGTCTGTGGCAGATATATCTGGACAGGGTCAACCCACTGACAAAGATTATACACGTCCCGACTTTGCAACCGTACTTGGCCGAGGCGGTCGGCGGGTCGCAGTCATTGCCGAAGAATGTCGAAGCGCTCCTCTTCTCTATTTTTCTCATGGCTGTTGTCGCGCTAGACGCAGATGAATGTCAGAATCTGCTGGGTTACTCGAGAGAGGAAGCGCTTCAAAGGTTCTCGTCGGGTGTGCGGTTGGCCTTGCTCAGGCTGGGCTTCCTTAAGACCCACGATTTGACCATTTTGCAGGCCCTTGTGATCTACCTG ATCTCTTTACAAGGTCGATACAATCGCCATGCCGCGTGGATTCTCAACGGCGTAGTTATTCGTATCGCCCAAAAAATGGGAATGCATCGTGATGGCGAAACTCTTGGTCTCCCCCCATTCGAGTCTGAAATGCGCCGTCGGTTATGGTGGCAGATCATCATGGTCGATTCCAAATATGCCATCTTCTCCGGCCTCAGCCATTCGCTCCTTCCACGAAACTGGGACACAAAACCGCCCAAGAACCTCAACGACGCCGACATCTTCCCATCAGCGACAGAGCCATTCCAGGACCGCGAAGGGCCAACAGAGATGATTTTCTGCTTACTTATATACGCCTTTGCTAAATTTTTGGTGGAAACTCCGGGCTTCGATACCATGTTCTTGCTAACCTCACAAAGCGACTTTGTATCCGAAcgtgatggaggaggcccTCCTGAACAAGAAATGATCGAGTACCGGCGGACGGTAGAAACCTTgggcaacaacctcctcagcatTCTCGACAAGTATTGCGATCCTCTCGCCGGCCCAGTTCACCAAATGGCCGTCAACATGCGGACGCACATCATCGATAAGATCATGGAACTCATCACCCCAGCCAAACACCAGCCAGAATGGGGCGGAGAGGTCCGCACACTCAAAGACAACACCTTCAAAATCGCCATCGGCACATTAGAGCACAACGAAGCAAACTACATCTCCACCAAGGACAAAGGCTTTATGTGGTTTTCCCTCGCACATTTCCAGATCGATATCTTCATGTACATGGCCGGCCAACTCTGCCACCGCACAGAAGGTGTACTAGTCGAACGGGCTTGGAGAcaggttgaggtggtttACACGTTCCACCCCGAGCTTttcgacaccaacaacaaactccaTGCCGCGCTTGCAGTGTTTATCTTGAAGgcgtggaggaagagagaagaaacaCTCACGCAAAGGACAGGCCACAGGCCAGAGACACCGTTCTACGTGGACAGGCTAAGGACATCGATGCCAAACGATGACTACAAATCGGAGCCTACACCACCAGATCCTTACACACCGGCGGCTTTGGCAGTAGGGGCACACACAGGCATCCCGGACAACAATCTGGACTCATTCCTGGGGTACCTGGATGCTAGCGCATTGGACTGGGATATGTTTGGGAACCAGGTAAATGGCGGGGCAGGAGGCTCATCTTTTGGCGCTTTTGGGATGGGCCCCCAGGTAGAATGGTga
- the CEL61A gene encoding glycoside hydrolase 61 (EggNog:ENOG503NYCR; COG:G; CAZy:AA9), with protein MSNKAATLLAALSGAALVAAHGHVSHIIVNGVYYQNYDPTTHFYQPNPPTVIGWSALQQDNGFVEPNNFGTTDIICHKSAAPGGGSATVNAGDKISIVWTPEWPESHIGPVIDYLANCNGPCETVDKTSLRWFKIGGAGYNPNTRTWAADDLRANGNSWLVQIPADLKAGNYVLRHEIIALHGGSSPNGAQAYPQCLNLRIVGNGNNSPAGVAGTSLYRANDAGILFNPYVASPNYPVPGPALIAGAVSSIPQSKSTATRTASATLPGAPVVTPTAGPVVTTSSAPVVQPPTTTLVTVTSAPATSAAPAPTGGAGVAPKWGQCGGNGWTGPTVCASGSTCTVLNPYYSQCI; from the coding sequence ATGTCTAACAAGGCCGCTACCCTTCTCGCCGCCCTCTCGGGTGCTGCCCTCGTTGCCGCCCACGGCCACGTCTCCCACATCATCGTGAACGGTGTCTACTACCAGAACTATGACCCGACAACCCACTTCTAccagcccaacccccctACCGTGATCGGCTGGTCTGCTCTTCAGCAGGACAACGGCTTCGTCGAGCCCAACAACTTCGGCACCACTGACATCATCTGCCACAAGTCTGCTGCTCCTGGTGGCGGCTCTGCCACTGTCAACGCCGGTGACAAGATCTCCATCGTCTGGACCCCCGAGTGGCCCGAGTCCCACATCGGCCCCGTCATCGACTACCTCGCCAACTGCAACGGCCCCTGCGAGACCGTCGACAAGACCTCCCTCCGCTGGTTCAAGATCGGCGGTGCCGgctacaaccccaacacccgcACGTGGGCCGCCGACGACCTCCGTGCCAACGGCAACAGCTGGCTCGTCCAGATCCCCGCCGACCTCAAGGCCGGCAACTACGTCCTCCGCCACGAGATCATCGCCCTCCACGGCGGCTCTTCCCCCAACGGCGCCCAGGCCTATCCCCAGTGCCTGAACCTCCGCATCGTCGGTAACGGCAACAACTCCCCCGCCGGTGTCGCCGGCACCTCCCTCTACCGCGCCAACGACGCCGGTATCCTGTTCAACCCCTACGTCGCCAGCCCCAACTACCCCGTCCCCGGCCCTGCCCTCATCGCTGGCGCCGTCAGCTCCATCCCCCAGAGCAAGTCCACCGCCACCCGCACCGCCTCTGCCACCCTCCCCGGCGCTCCCGTCGTcacccccaccgccggccccgtcgtcaccacctcctccgcccctgTCGTCCAGCCCCCCACCACTACCCTCGTCACTGTCACCTCCGCCCCTGCCACCTctgccgctcccgctcctaccggcggtgctggtgttgctccCAAGTGGGGACAGTGCGGTGGCAACGGCTGGACTGGCCCTACCGTCTGCGCTTCCGGCTCTACTTGCACTGTTCTCAACCCTTACTACAGCCAGTGCATCTAA
- a CDS encoding uncharacterized protein (CAZy:GT32; EggNog:ENOG503NUR1; COG:I) — protein sequence MRISIKISVILWAVVLLAGTGYILARLVAFVGLFFQHAGIQLRQADALEAYNQDGHGLLGGGGKRVQHIPKIVHQVFHNWKEPGNDSLPGDWEGVRGGCVERNPGWEFKLWTERTSREFIEREYPWFLRTYDGYRYKVQRVDAVRYFLLYHHGGIYMDLDNGCKTDLTPLLYYPFWITDGGRGALSNNILASKPRHPFWNLVTMSLMEYDWNYLFPYITISFASGQWFETAVWEKYHSLLPKPGADPEMEHRGYRLIMDDRPEADEWIFFTQERGGTWVNWDNKMFLAIGKHLFLLFASLVGLAAVVFWGGSRCLRRYNRAGYTRLKNRNVVGSSV from the exons ATGCGAATCTCGATCAAGATATCCGTCATCCtttgggcggtggtgttgttggctggaACGGGGTACATTCTCGCGCGGTTGGTGGCGTTTGTGGGCCTCTTTTTCCAGCATGCCGGGATTCAGCTACGGCAGGCGGATGCGCTTGAGGCGTATAACCAGGATGGAcatgggttgttgggagggggagggaagagggttCAGCATATTCCAAAGATTGTGCATCAGGTTTTTCACAATTGGAAGGAACCGGGGAATGATAGTTTGCcgggggattgggagggggttaggggAGGCTGTGTGGAGAGGAATCCGGGGTGGGAGTTTAAG tTGTGGACCGAACGAACCTCGAGAGAATTTATCGAAAGGGAATACCCTTGGTTTTTGAGGACGTATGATGGGTATCGGTACAAGGTGCAGAGGGTGGATGCCGTGAGGTACTTTTTGCTGTATCATCATGGGGGAATATACATGGATCTGGACAAT GGCTGCAAAACGGACTTGACACCTCTACTATACTATCCGTTTTGGATCACCGACGGCGGCCGCGGAGCTCTCTCGAACAACATCCTTGCGTCGAAGCCTCGCCACCCGTTCTGGAACCTCGTTACAATGTCACTGATGGAGTACGACTGGAATTATCTCTTTCCTTACATCACCATCAGTTTTGCGAGTGGGCAGTGGTTCGAAACGGCTGTGTGGGAAAAGTACCACTCGTTGCTGCCGAAGCCTGGGGCAGATCCCGAGATGGAACACAGAGGTTACCGGTTGATCATGGACGACAGGCCGGAGGCGGACGAGTGGATCTTTTTTACCCAGGAAAGAGGTGGGACTTGGGTGAACTGGGATAACAAGATGTTCTTGGCTATTGGTAAGCATCTGTTCTTGCTGTTTGCGTCCCTCGTGGGGTTAGCagcggtggtgttttggggaggCTCGAGATGTTTGAGGAGATACAACAGAGCTGGATATACGAGACTGAAGAACAGGAATGTCGTCGGGAGCTCTGTTTGA
- a CDS encoding uncharacterized protein (COG:I; EggNog:ENOG503PBF8), whose product MTLSDFVRGLFGEPPIPSPSHPPQPHPQTANPYANIAQGSGWTPRRRRSTRRFLPRPLRRAIRFLKSNWLSFPLFVIVCFLLGAAVLPYDSTLRLGLRWNWKRLVTRGRPSEEWVLRERPEYEVDWGRDVGVVLKTGYGTRGRVPAWFESVRGWGEVVVIADYGGEMVLGDGGGRVVKVYDMVERGLENPILGGLLGHKRVGKYERLTAAVGAKDEELAGGLSKEFGWELDALKFIPGLEFAYQRWPDKKWYLLVDDDTFLVETSVKRFLGHFDPEEKHYLGNAVGDFRARFAHGGSAVILSQAAMRALVKENPKALKTSYLESLDEVWGDRLLAKALIRVGIYLDERYAYLFNGEPPRRSKIRGDRMCSPILSFHTLPQPEMMRDVGEHFRNVTEPVFWLDLWKIYGVPAPWRWDPEMTKKTSKDPKQREGMSRIVLRDVKSEWECLAEYNRRFRASTGTGWAWGKPEPDVCVIFRSAPPFESEVDAWTLDWDYVGPVDEAVYTHENVASAQDCMEKCTEKAFKKCIAWTWESSTGRCHVSPWMIVGEEVKEQDKVSGFNIRRVRKLERECPTFDGDGG is encoded by the exons ATGACACTGTCTGACTTTGTCCGTGGACTATTCGGTG AACCCCCAAtcccctcaccatcacatcctccacaaccccatccccaaaccgCCAACCCCTACGCCAACATCGCCCAGGGCTCTGGGTGGACCCCCCGTCGTCGACGATCAACAAGGAGGTTCCTCCCCAGGCCCCTGAGGAGAGCGATCCGCTTCCTCAAGTCAAACTGGCTGtcttttcccctttttgTCATTGTCTGCTTTTTGCTCGGGGCGGCGGTGCTGCCGTATGATTCCACcctgaggttggggttgaggtggaaCTGGAAGAGACTGGTGACCAGGGGAAGGCCAAGTGAGGAGTGGGttttgagggagaggccAGAGTACGAGGTTgattgggggagggatgtgGGGGTTGTGTTGAAGACGGGGTATGGGACTCGGGGGAGGGTTCCGGCTTGGTTTGAGAGTGttagggggtggggggaggtggttgtgattgCTGATTatgggggggagatggttttgggtgatgggggggggagggtggtcaAGGTGTATGATATGGTGGAGAGAGGGTTGGAGAATCCgattttggggggtttgttggggcATAAGAGGGTGGGGAAGTATGAGAGGttgactgctgctgttggggcgaaggatgaggagctggcgggggGTTTGTCAAAGGAGTTTGGGTGGGAGTTGGACGCGTTGAAGTTTATACCTGGGCTGGAGTTTGCGTATCAGAGGTGGCCGGACAAGAAGTGGTATTtgctggtggatgatgatacTTTTCTGGTGGAGACGAGTGTGAAGAGGTTTTTGGGACATTTTGACCCGGAGGAGAAGCACTATCTTGGTAATGCCGTTGGTGACTTTCGGGCGAGGTTTGCGCATGGGGGGTCGGCGGTTATCTTGTCGCaggcggcgatgagggcgttggtgaaggagaatCCGAAGGCGCTCAAGACGAGTTATTTGGAGAGTTTGGatgaggtttggggggatcGGTTGTTGGCGAAGGCGCTGATTAGGGTGGGAATTTATCTGGATGAGAGGTATGCGTATTTGTTCAATGGGgagccgccgaggaggagtaAAATCAGAGGGGACAGGATGTGTTCTCCTATCTTGAGCTTTCACACGTTGCCTCAGccggagatgatgagggacGTTGGGGAGCATTTTAGGAATGTGACGGAGCCGGTGTTTTGGTTGGATTTGTGGAAGATTTATGGGGTGCCTGCTCCTTGGAGGTGGGATCCTGaaatgacgaagaagacgagcaAGGATCCGAagcagagggaggggatgtcgAGGATTGTGCTGCGGGATGTCAAGAGTGAGTGGGAGTGCTTGGCGGAGTACAACCGGCGGTTTCGCGCTAGTACCGGGACCggttgggcttgggggaAGCCAGAGCCGGATGTGTGTGTTATTTTCCGGTCTGCGCCGCCGTTTGAGTCAGAGGTGGATGCTTGGACTTTGGACTGGGATTATGTTGGGCCGGTGGATGAGGCTGTTTACACGCATGAGAATGTTGCGTCGGCGCAGGATTGCATGGAGAAGTGCACGGAAAAGGCTTTCAAAAAGTGTATCGCTTGGACGTGGGAGTCATCCACGGGGAGGTGTCATGTCAGTCCGTGGATGATAGTGGGGGAAGAAGTGAAGGAGCAGGATAAGGTGTCGGGGTTTAATATTAGAAGggtgaggaagctggagagggagtgtCCTACGTTTGATGG CGACGGGGGCTGA
- the FRS1 gene encoding phenylalanine--tRNA ligase subunit beta (BUSCO:EOG09260VTA; EggNog:ENOG503NVJA; COG:J) has protein sequence MPTINVDKYRLFEELGEQFTEESFQQLCFDFGIELDKDTENDPSRPKDQKPELAIEIPANRYDMLCFEGIAMHLNIFRGKHGTPNWKLADIPEDKMQTLTITKETEQVRPYAAGAILRNIKFTQDSYDSFISLQDKLHQNLARQRTLVAIGTHDLDTIQGPFTYEALPPKDINFVPLNQTKKINGEELMSFYETDRHLGRYLHILRDKPVYPVILDANREICSLPPIINSERSKITLDTKNVFIDMTATDQTKLDIVCNIMVAMFSQYCAEPFTIEPVKVISEHNGTTRVTPSLAARTMDVEVDYLNQVTGLSESPASICKLLSKMAYKAEPSSDPKFVKVTVPPTRADVLHPCDVMEDVAIAYGFNSLPRSSPNRSVTIGKPLMINKLSDIVRIECAMAGWVEVMPLILCSHEENFEWLNRVDDGKTAVKLANPRTVEYQVARTSLLPGLLKTLSENKAMKLPLQIIESADVVFKDESLERKARNERRWAAAYYGKTSGFEIVHGLLDRVMTMLKVAFVTHEEGLEGKSIDYAVKENPSKADGYFIQEIDEPTFFKGRAAAIYVRLGGELKRIGELGVLHPTVLEKFDLRYPVSTLEINLEVFL, from the exons ATGCCTACCATCAACGTCGACAAGTACCGACTCTTTGAAGAGCTCGGCGAGCA GTTCACCGAGGAGAGCTTCCAGCAGCTTTGTTTCGACTTTGGCATTGAGCTCGACAAGGACACCGAGAATGACCCTTCGCGCCCCAAGGATCAGAAGCCCGAGTTGGCGATCGAGATTCCCGCCAACCGTTATGATATGTTGTGCTTCGAGG GAATTGCGATGCACCTAAACATCTTCCGCGGGAAACACGGGACACCAAACTGGAAGCTGGCCGACATCCCAGAGGACAAGATGCagaccctcaccatcaccaaggaaACAGAGCAGGTCCGCCCCTATGCTGCCGGCGCGATCCTTCGCAACATCAAGTTCACCCAGGACTCCTACGACTCCTTCATCAGCCTGCAGGACAAGCTCCACCAGAACCTTGCGAGACAACGAACACTAGTTGC CATCGGTACCCACGATCTCGACACAATCCAGGGCCCCTTCACCTACGAGGCCCTCCCACCCAAGGACATCAACTTTGTCCCCCTGAACCagaccaagaagatcaaCGGTGAGGAGCTCATGAGCTTCTACGAGACCGACAGACATCTCGGTCGTTACCTCCACATCCTTCGCGACAAACCCGTCTACCCGGTTATCCTTGATGCGAACAGAGAGATCTGctctctcccccccatcatcaacagcgaGCGCTCCAAGATCACCCTCGATACCAAGAATGTCTTCATTGACATGACTGCAACCGATCAGACCAAGCTGGATATTGTTTGCAACATCATGGTCGCCATGTTCTCTCAGTACTGCGCCGAGCCCTTCACAATCGAGCCTGTCAAGGTGATTTCCGAGCACAACGGCACCACCCGGGTAACGCCAAGCTTGGCTGCCCGCACTatggatgttgaggttgacTACCTGAACCAGGTTACTGGCCTGAGCGAGTCCCCCGCGTCTATCTGCAAGTTGTTGAGCAAGATGGCGTACAAGGCTGAACCATCTTCGGATCCCAAATTTGTCAAGGTTACTGTGCCACCAACCCGTGCCGATGTTTTGCACCCCTGCGATGTG ATGGAAGATGTTGCCATCGCCTACGGTTTCAACAGCCTACCCCGCTCATCACCAAACAGGTCTGTAACCATCGGCAAGCCTCTCATGATCAACAAGCTCAGCGATATCGTCCGTATTGAATGCGCCATGGCCGGCTGGGTTGAGGTCATGCCTCTCATTCTCTGCTCGCACGAGGAGAACTTCGAGTGGCTTAACCgtgtcgatgatggcaaAACCGCCGTCAAGCTCGCCAACCCCAGAACCGTCGAGTATCAAGTCGCGCGgacatccctcctcccaggtCTCCTCAAGACGCTCAGCGAAAACAAGGCGATGAAGCTGCCTCTCCAGATCATCGAGTCGGCGGATGTCGTCTTCAAGGATGAGTCCCTTGAGCGCAAGGCGAGAAACGAGAGGCGGTGGGCGGCTGCTTATTATGGCAAGACGAGCGGTTTCGAAATCGTACACGGCTTGCTGGACCGCGTCATGACGATGCTGAAGGTTGCCTTTGTAACGCACGAGGAGGGCCTAGAGGGCAAGAGCATCGACTATGCGGTCAAGGAGAACCCAAGCAAAGCCGATGGGTATTTCATCCAGGAGATTGACGAGCCAACCTTCTTCAAGGGGAGGGCGGCTGCGATTTATGTgaggttgggtggtgagctgAAGAGGATTGGCGAGTTGGGTGTGTTGCACCCGACGGTGTTGGAGAAGTTTGATCTGAGATACCCGGTGAGCACTTTGGAGATTAACCTTGAAGTGTTcctttga